The genomic region TCGGGTTCAACTTCGGCTTCGTCCCAGTACGCAATGACAACTTCATCGTCGATCGGGTGCACACATTGAATCCGTCGCTCGGAGATGTCGGCATCACCGTCACGATGGACAACAGCGACGCCGGCGACTTCGACTACGCCTCGGCCGACGGCTTCAGCGCTGTAGCCTTCTCCTTCACGCCGGCGACGGCAGGTCTGATCGAGGTGCTCATCGACGCCCAGTGCGTTGAGGCGACGCACCGGTTGAGGACGGAGAACGAGTGGGGATGGTCGAACTCGACCACCGGACAGAGCAACTTCCTGATGCTCGACGTCCTGCACCCCAACGTTGCCGAGCCCTCGTACGCCCAGATGTCAGCCTTCCACCTGCAGACCGACGACGATTCCAGCCATGTCCGCGAGAACCTCAGCCGCGGCGCCCACTTCTTCGCGCACCTGTTCAGCGCCGGACCGGTGCCCGCAAATCAGCCCGTGATCGTGTGCGCGGGGACGCGGTCGTTCGACTTGAGCGGCACCAACGACGTCTCCATCCACAGCAGGTCTGACTTCCGGTGGTTCATCAGCTCGGTGGAGGTGCGGATCTCGCCATAGCCGGCATCCGTGGCGGTGGCCTGCGACGTCGCCGTCATCACGGATGGCTGGACCTCGGAGTGCGGCACCGCGTACGCGAAAGCCGTACGCGTCCGGCTCGCGACCTGACTGTGGGTCAGGACTCGCCGACGTTGGTGTCTGAAACACGCCCTGCTTGCGGAGCTCCCCCCTCGACCACAGCACGAACGTGTTGTCCAATGCCTCGGTACCGGGCCACCGCCCGCGGCAGACCGTCGTTCTGCACTCCTTGGTCCACCTCGTGATCCACGCCCGGCATCCCGGTCTCGGCCTCCACAATGCGGGCAAGGGCGTACGCCGTCGCGATGGCGCCATGCGCGCTGGCTGCCGTCGCTGTCTACCAGTAGGGGACTTCGATCGACGCGGAATCGCCCTCGTACCACAGTTGCATCGCCGGTTCTCTCAGCCACAGCTCAAGGTGCGTCCGGTACCGATCTACCTCAGCAGCGCCGATTTCCTGCCGAGTCCGCGAGACGATCCGCCGCCAGGCAGCTTCCTGCTTGTCCGTGAGTTGAAGTGAGGGCAGCTCGTCGACCAGGCCGTCATCGTCACGACCTGACACGAGGAAGCCGATCTCGTAACCCATCCTGGGACCAGTAAGTGGCGACTCCCGACGACGGCTGACGGCAGGCCGGCAGCAACCGCGCAGATCCCCGCCGGCCTCCAGCTCCGTGCTTGGTCGACCGGCGCCCGGTACGGCGACGAGAACGGTTCTACGAGCTCACGTTCGAGGAGAGGGGTCAGCTTCCACAGCATTCGCTGCTCGGCATCGCGCATGTCCCGTCGGTCGGCCTCCCCCTGGCTGTCTTGATGTTCGGTCTGAGTGTGCAGGCGCTCGCCCAGCGCTGAGGTGCGATACGGGGGCCCGCAAACGCGGCGGCGGTCTGCGGGTCATCCCCTCGGATCGCCGCCGACTGGTGACTCATTTCGTTGCCGGGTTGTCAACGGAATGCGTTGACGTGGCGTTCGGCCCAGTGCGCGAAGGTGCGCGGGGGCCGGCCGAGCAGCAGCTGGACGTGCGGCGTGAGGCGCTGCTCGGCTGGCGTTGGTTCGCCGAGGATGGACAGTGTGCCGTCGACGACGGGCTCGGGCATGAACTGCAGCATCTGTGTGCGTGCCTCGTCGTGTGATTGTTCGATGAAGTGAATCGGTTCGCCGATCGCGTCGGCGAGGTCGGCGGTGCGTTGCCGGGGTGTGCTGAGGGCGGGCCCGGTCAGTTCATAGATGTAGCCGACGTGTGCGTCATCTTGCAGAACTGTGGCGGCCACGTCGGCGATGTCGTCCGGGTCGATGATCGGCAGGCCGACGTCGCCGAACGGTGCGGCGACGGTCCTGCGGGCACGAACCGACTCGGCCCAGGCGTAGGTGTTGGAGGCGAATCCTCCCGGCCGCAGGATCGTCCAGGCCAGGCCGGAGGT from Micromonospora sp. WMMD812 harbors:
- a CDS encoding NAD(P)H-binding protein, producing MIVVTGATGNVGRSLLKTLARTSAVTAVSRGQLPLDLPEGVRYQQADLAQPETLRPAVAGAHTLFLLVAGAGADLDVNQILKVSQAGGIERVVLLSSQAAGTRPQSVSHAPLRGIERVAETSGLAWTILRPGGFASNTYAWAESVRARRTVAAPFGDVGLPIIDPDDIADVAATVLQDDAHVGYIYELTGPALSTPRQRTADLADAIGEPIHFIEQSHDEARTQMLQFMPEPVVDGTLSILGEPTPAEQRLTPHVQLLLGRPPRTFAHWAERHVNAFR